GGGTGTGGAGGTGCAGTGGAACGTATGAGGAAGACATGGTAAATTTTAGAATATTAACAGCGCTAAGTCAACACATCACAGGTCAAATTTTATATTTTAATTTTTGTTAAAAAATTGTCTAATTAAACGGCTTTGGATATTTATCCAAGCCGAGAGAATATGCTTTTTTTAAGTATTCATCTGCCTTGTCTTTTTGTCCTTTTAATTCATAGGCAATACTGAGATTATTATATGCAGGAGCATAATGTTGGTTTATTGTTAATGCCAGGTTAAGGTATTCAATCGCCTTATCCGGCAAATTTTTCTTAATATAAAGCGCTCCTAAGTTGGTATAGGACTCTGCATTTTCATTCTGACTTAATAACTGTGTTGTTCGGATTTCTTCAATAGCCTCATCGTACATTCCCTGTTTATAGTAAATGCCTATAAGATTTTTATGTGCTTCTAAATAATCGGGCTTCAGCCTTAATGATGTTTGGAGCGCCTGAATCGCCTTATCTATCTCCCCTCGGCTAAAATAAGCTACCCCAAGGTTAAGGTATGCATTTATGTGGTTGGGATCTATCTTCAACGCGATTTTGTATGCATTAATTGCTTTATTTGCTTGTCCTTGTTTGTAGTACCCCCAATATCCGAGATTGGTATATCCTCTTGCCTTACTGGGAGATTTTTTTACCACATCTTTCCAAAGTGACAGCTCATCCTGCCAGATGGAATTTCTTTGGTAGGCGGCGATGGAAAACACAACAACAAAAAAAGCAAGTAGCAAGTAGCAAGCAGCAAGGGAGAAGCGTGAGGAGTAAGGAGTTAGGAGTAAGGCGATATAAAAAACGGCGCTGACAAAGGCGATTATTAATCCTATGCTTGGCAAATATACTCTGTGCTCAAAGATAATATCTTCTATAGGAATAACACTTGACTCAACAGACAGGGTTATGAAGAACCAGAAAATGCCGAAAGCGGTGAGGCGTAAATAGTGAACAGTGAACAGTGAACGGTGAACAGTAAACGGTGAATGACCCCCT
The nucleotide sequence above comes from Nitrospirota bacterium. Encoded proteins:
- a CDS encoding tetratricopeptide repeat protein produces the protein YVKWRLKSEQQSNSTSEQQVKKTILAQLRCRTSALLLYCAGLLSAVLAMKTKEISFTLPIIIALYEFFFFNKSPNSELPAPNPQAKACGYTSRITHYASQFLFLLPFLLTLVIIPLNFIEHEWEIYKPVIDTEEKLRQLQLKDLASLSKYEYLLTQFRVIVTYIRLLFLPVNQNLDYDYPVYSSFFNPNVFLSFLFLLSIFGLAVYLFYYSKNPPSSLPTGQAVPFHKGGIKGGHSPFTVHRSLFTVHYLRLTAFGIFWFFITLSVESSVIPIEDIIFEHRVYLPSIGLIIAFVSAVFYIALLLTPYSSRFSLAACYLLLAFFVVVFSIAAYQRNSIWQDELSLWKDVVKKSPSKARGYTNLGYWGYYKQGQANKAINAYKIALKIDPNHINAYLNLGVAYFSRGEIDKAIQALQTSLRLKPDYLEAHKNLIGIYYKQGMYDEAIEEIRTTQLLSQNENAESYTNLGALYIKKNLPDKAIEYLNLALTINQHYAPAYNNLSIAYELKGQKDKADEYLKKAYSLGLDKYPKPFN